The genomic window aacacgCCCCCTCCACCCCCACCATGTTTTACTAACTCAGTCATATAAGACTGCAATCCCACATGACAAATGCCACAGGCATAGAGTGGTTATGAGCTGCCAGAGTACAGGATTAACTCAATTTACATTACACTACAGCAATTTCAAACACAGCACCATGAAGTGTAACAATACAGTTAAATATGCTGGCACAAGACCAATAGGGCTTTCATTACCTTTTAACATGTGCTACTACCCCTCTTTAGAACATGGTGTCTCCTTTTGGCAATTCCCCTTTGCCGCACACTCCCCAACAAATACCACAAGCCATGGGTCCCAGTCTGTGGATCTTGTGAGGCCCAAGATCAGGGCAGGCTAACACTGTTCTCCCACCACGACACTTTCTCAAGGCTCAGTAGTGAAGAGTCCATAAAGATCTATTTAATTGTATTCTGGCTCTGACCTCGGCAcaattttctaaagaaagaatTTTGTAAACTTTACTCTGTAGAGTTCTCTGATTCTCAACCCAAGACTTCTTTGATTTAGCATTATGTCTTCCCCCCTACACCTTTTTTAAAGCAATCCTACACCTGATGCTGAACTGAAAATCCTGCTAAACAGAACAGCAGATGAAATatgagcagctggagcacatgTCATTTCTCACTGAAATACCTTAGACCTGACCAGCAGGATGGCACAAATGGCAGAAGTGAAATTCACTTCATACAAACGACATagatacaaaaagaaaattcacacTGAATTTGAAGACACTATAGGGAGAAGCAGTACGTTCTCTCTTCATCACCCTGAGCATTTATTCTTAAGTCTCTGCTTTTATTCTGGTTATCCAAGAACATGTTCAATCACCATATCAAAGCTGAATAACCCCCAACAGGGTGAACTGTCCATCTGTACAAGATTGCATACACAGCCAAATATGCTCTTGAGAGGATTACATATCTTTCTGCTAGATCCTGATCACCTCGCCTACACTTCAGCTTCTTGTAGTGGTCaatggaaaaatccaaaaacccacacaggcaACCTTATATTCTGGTTTTGCACAATTTCTTTGTGAATTGTGATTGCGTCTGTTCTCCCTCTTTGACTAACCAGACAAGCTTAATGATGGTCCCACTGGAAGTATCTGGCTTCATGGACATTTTTTAGTGCAATCACCTCCAATGTTCTCCTTGgatcttccaggaaaaaaaagcttttgtttcaaaccaaaaatattaataattaataaatgattttgttacaaataaaaaaccctctATCCCATGATACAAAAGTCCTTGTGACTACTCAGCAGCTTCTATTGAAATCCCACCAGTCTCCTTATTTCTTGATAGATAGGAGCAGCCAGTTCTTTGGCTTTCTCTGCTCCATCCTCTAAAACCTTTATCAGATGGGACTTGTCTTCCTGGAGTTTCTTGATTTCATTCCTGATAGGTGCAAATTTTTGGATAACTGACTCTGCTACCACCATTTTGTAGTGAGCAGTGTCAAGACCAGTGGCTTGGTGCAGCACTTCTTTGATGCTAAGCCCCGTTACTGCAGCGTGAATGGACACCAGATTGGAGACACCGGGGCGAGCGGTGGGGTCATAGGTCACCTCCGAGGTAAAGTCAGTCACAGCTTTGCGAAATTTCAGCACTATTTCATCAGGGCTGTCTGCTATGTTAACAGTAGCTAGCTTCTGTGGGTCTGACTTGGACATCTTCACTGCTGGATCTCTgagggattttattttctttgtcgtaccttaaaaaaaaaaaaaagttacgaACACAGACAATGGTTTCTTATGACAATTGCTAAGAAAAATGTGCAGCCATATGATGAAGTTGTTTATCCTTGCTCAAAAATGAATTGTGAGCACAATCATGTGTGCTCTTGTTTAGTTCTTGCACTCTTCCTGTCCTTCTAAGAAGCCACCTTTCTCCTCTTATAAACTGAATGAAACCTGTTCCATCTCTCCCATCCTCGTGAAGAAGGAACTTCTGCTGGGTCAACTCCTAATATTTTAAGTACCTTACATGCTGATTTCCCCCCCCAAATTTCTCCTCCCTTCTATTATTGCACATTACTGAAAGGTTCTGAGTAGTGGAGAAACAGGTTAAATccgctgaagaaaaaaacccctgtaacAGTTAATTTCCTTATTTCAGGAAACTCTACCACTCAAAATCTCTTGGTAAATCTCAGTAAAGACAGTTATTAAAATTCTCTAACTCAACACTGACCAGCTCTGTTAGAGGTAAAGCACTGTTTTTAGACACCTAATACAGCCAATTATATTACCTGCATACTGCTCATAGAGGGCTTATGTACTCAGTGAAAGGACAAAGGTTCTCCAGCATACAATTCAGATTGCCCCAGAAACTGCTTTGTTCTGAAATCATCTTTTGGAAGAGTCTGTCTCTCTTCTGTAAAATTGAAAGAGCCCAGGTAAATCTGAATAGGTCCCTACCTTCTCCCATCCATGTAGGAGATTTTGTTGGTTTGCATATACTTGTGAGCTTAGGAAGGAATGCTTCTTGGGAGCAAagtgaattttttctttttttcaaattgaGCTTTTTATTTAATGGTAAACAGTCTCACCTGCATCATAAACAACACTCAGCTCCTCTTTATAGTGCTTAGTACTCAATTAGGAACTGCAGAGTTTGCAATACCTAATATTCTCAAAACTCCACTCTAGGTCTAACACCATTTTTTGTCACTGAGGCTTGAAAATTGAGAAAGGTTTATTATCGCCTGTCTTTTCTAAGGTGAGAGCTCCTTGCCCTTTTGGGGGCGAAGGTCTCTGCTGTGCATTCCTCTACATTACTTACAACAAAGATGCAATGCTTCATCCTTGCCCAATTCTTCACGTTTCTTAACAAACATGCCATTTGCGCCATCTGACTCCTCCTCACCCCCGGCCTATGACCTTAGAGCTCAAAAATGGCTGCCAAGATTTTCCTTATAAGTCTTCCTGAGTCTAAGATCAAAACCACAAAGTTTTGATCTCTGTGACAGACACATATTGAAATATTCAAGTATATATTAAACACCCTTAAAATTTGGAGCACTGTACATACATATACACTGTATACCAACAGGCTGTTCAGCACGCTTAATGTAAACATCTACCACTCAGAATCTGAAGGATTCTGCCTGCTGGAGGTCTCTTGCCTTACTGCTTACGTCTCCTGAACGAGCAGCATGGAACAGAGACCCTGCTCTTAAAAAGTCCAATACTTGAAGAGTAAGGCTGACTGGCAACAGCAGAGTGCATCTGGCCCCCTGCACTAGAATACCAGACATCACGTGCATTCCTCTACCAGGGATTTCTAAAGCCTTATCTATCTTGGGAGTTCAATTTCACAGCCAAAGTCTCTTGttgtcagtttttaattttccacTCCCTTAGCATCAGTTTGCCCCCTTTTCTTGGTCCCTGAAACTATTTCCACAATATTTAAATCCATCTTCAACCTCGAAGTgcagtcaaagaaaaaaaaatgaccaAGACCAGCTCACTTAAAATGGCTTTGGGCACAGGAAAGAATTCTCCATATTTCTTGTTGAACTGTTGTGCTATATCTTGGGCTAGTTCCAGGTGCAGGACTTGATCTTCTCCAACAGGAACACGTGTTGACCTTTTAATAAAAGACAGATACAGGAAACTCAGCAAAGCTCTCTGGTTCTGCTGAAATGTTACTCAAGACTGTCACAGCTTCTGCCATGACAGAGGGCCAGATGGAGCCAAATACTCAGTCCCAGCTAGATATAGGTGCTGTGGGAACAAGATCCCAAACTGACCATATTCAAGGATGAGTCTGCTTTTTGTGCTGAGCTGAAGCACATACCCAAGGGCAAAAACAGCCCTTTCTGAAGACATATATGGCAAAGATACCTGTAAGAGCAACTCATTAAACTCAACTCAAAGAAAGGTTTCTGTAGCATCTCCTGCTGTCTCTTTAGAGATCAAAGAGCACACGTTATAGCGTGCAAACAAAGTAAGAAAGATCTGCAGGGCATAAAGTGCAAGCACCTTGTCATGTCGAGTCTCAGGAAAACATAACTGTTGTTGAGGAGTCAGTACTGAGGATGTAtcaagggaaggaaagaagagagtgTTTCTTCCTCATCACAGTTGTATAAATCATGTGGTCCAGTGCCTCTATTGTCACAAGTGTTATTAGAGGATTAGAACTGCTAGATTCAAGGGATAATTTGATCTTCTGTACTGAACTCAATGGCTTGAATACACTTCTGGAGGGAAACACAATCTGCATCAGAGGACATGAGGAGGAGAAGAATCCGTTACTTCCCCTGGTGATTCTTTCCCACAGTTAATCATACTTGCTAAAAATGTATGATTCTTTTAGATGAGGCAGACTTGAAATCTTGCCAGCTTTTGATTACTCTCCCATCCcccagaagattttttttttctacggCTTATGGGGTATTCAGCTCTGAATACTGGACATGTTCCAAAGTAAGGAAGTCCGCTATGCATCTTTTAAGTTCCCAGAAAATTTCAGATCAACACGGTACTCTTTCCTTCCAATTCTGAATTACTGGGCTGACATCCAGGCATCAATTTGTCCACCTTTATTCCCAATCAGACAGCAAGGCAACCTAAAAACAGTTACAGTAGGCAATAGGAAATCACAGTGCCCTATAACTGAGAGAAAATCAGTTACCATAATCAATATACTCTACGCAGgtcaaaagaaatgtttccataTGCCAAAAATGGTTCCATATTCATAAAGTTTGCCACTAAACAGAAAACATATTATCTCTATAAAACCTCTGCATGATACTTTGCCTTTTTCcttgctggcttttttttttttttatatatttctgtTCTGGTGCTATTTTTACTCCTTTCTGTCATGTATTTACCTTCTGTccattttcctgtctctttgATCCTTGGTTCATCTGAGTTATTActgtttctccctctccttcagcTCTAAATTCTTCTTCATGACTGCTGTTCCCTTCCTGTGTTTCCATTTCTCCCTAATTCTTGTTCCTTATATTATTTTGTTTgcattaaaacatttcttattAAAGATATTAAGACAAATTTCTTCAAAGAGGTATTGTTTCTCTTTCACTTCCTTGTTTTGTGCTCTGTGTGGACAGCCTGCTGTTAATACAGATAGTAGCCAACAAACCACTGGCTTTACTAAGGAAAGATGAAACACCTGATTGTATTAGAGATGGAAGAGACAGACATGGTTGAGCTCAATCAAAACAACGTGATTTCTGATAAAGTTGGCTAAATTTCACCCTTAGATATTTGACACTCAAATCACTCAAATATTTGACAATCAAATGGGACTCACTTCAAATAAAATCATTATAATACTCAAATTAATTCTGACTTCTGCTTGCTTCCCATTATTTTTAGTTAAAATTCAGGTAAATTAGAAATACTATCTCCTGGTCTTCTGTTTTCACCACTATGATCACTTAACATGAAATTTCTCTAGATAACATTTTTCTGAATTCATAAATGGGCAATCTTGGTTACTCTGTCCTGTATTACTTCTCTGTCCCAATCAATACACACAACTTCCTTCAGAACAATGCCACAAAGTATGTATGCTCTGAACATAAAACAACTCCTACATGGTGCACTGTCTCTAACATTTACTTACTGAGACAGTTTAAATCATATTATGAAATACAACCAGTCATGACAATGCACTACAAATTCTACCAGCTAGGCTACAGACTTAGGCATGCTGAGTCACCAGTCCCTTATTAGGGGCTATTTCCATTGTAGCACACAGTACAACACAGAGGAAACTGAACCAGCCCAGGTACTACAAGATGCAGTCaataaattactttctttcATCAGTATGAACTGGCCTATGCAGAATCCCCCACTAATATTGGTATACTACATAGAGACAGTTTAAGTATCTCTAGAGTGCACTAgacaaaatgaagcaaaactaCTTAAAAAAGTGTGGGTGAACATGTAATATGTTAAACATCAGTCTGTTTTAATTCCCTAAGAATTATTTTCATGTGACCAGCTGTTGCTCTTTACAGCCCTGTCAGTTGCTTTTTAACCAGGCTAGATTTCAACCAGCCACTTGAGAGTCTGTCCATTTCCAATCTTCTGATCTAATCACACGCAGCTCCCCTGCTTAATAAGTTAGCATGTTGACCTGACAAACATTCATTCCAGTGTAGCTGAACAGACATTGCCCATGGGCTCACATTCTGCCTCTTACTTGTACAGCAAAATATCTGCTGCTTGAAGCACAGGGTAAGTCAACAAACCAACAGTTCCTTCGCGATTCTGGCTGGCACGCTTCATctgtttgaaaaagaaaaacagagaagaatcATACTTTTGACTAATGGTATCAAAGTCTGTGATTTTAATTAATTAGAATTCTGACCAGTTGAGTAATTTATTATGCAGCTCTACAGAAGACAGTGTCATGTAAAATCCACTCCTTAACATTCTGGTTTATGTCCTGTATTTATGAATTTCCCTACACTGTTCTGATATTCTACTGAGAAGGGAACAtagggtttcttttgctttctgtttgcaACCCTATTAATGGAAATTACTTCAAATGCAAAACCATCAGGCTGAGTTATTACACTTATACATTACACACAAACCTACTTTTTAAACAGCATCTTCAGCAATAcatttttgaaatgctttgtAATGGAGGTATAAAAAGGTATCAATACCTATGTTTCACAGAAAAGAGATCAAGACACAGTGATCACACACAGTCACCAGGACAGCCAGTGACAGCTGGGAGAACCCAGAACTACAGAGGCAGAATTCAGTGTTGTCTCAATTAGTTCACACTGCTCTGCACAATCCACCCAAAGCATTCAAGTCCTCTACTGCTCCATGATATGGATCATCTAGATCAAGACAGGCTACACACACTAATTCTGTTCTAGCAATGGCATATCTATGTTTCACTTTTAGCAATAGTTAAATATACTAAGCCCCTTGAAAtcttaattatttcattaaGACTGTTCAAATATATTTAGATTTGTCTCACTCTCTCCTACAGATCCTGTATTCTGTCTACATCTCTAGGTGCCTAGGGTTCAGGGAACCTAATTTGCAAAGCTCAGCACCTGTAACACCTATCTGTAGGTCTGGAAAGTCAATCTAGCCAAAGTAGGATTTAAGAGCTTAACTTTAGAACCTCAGGTTTGAAAAGGTTTGCTTTAATCTATGCCATGCATTAACATTGGTTGCTGTATTTAAgttttactggttttatttaattaagaaggaaaacaggaaaaaagaaaacatctggaGGTATTTAAGACAGCTCTGAACTCTGCAAGCCAAACTGCTCTTAAgctgttggttttggttttttttttcagatacttctctctcctgtctttttctttttccgcTTACtaaatgtcaaaataaaatacaaggaaaTTAAATGCAAGAACTCTGTTGATGCAGTCATGCTGATGCAGCACCAAGATTAAGAAGATGAACATTTGAAACTTGTAAAGGCAAACATTTAAGATACACTATCACTcagcacatttttaatatttgtaatttCTATACTCCTCTTCAAACATATGCCTCTTTTGAACACTATTCCATAAAATCTACAGAGCAGCCACTCTTTatagtggaaaaagaaaagctgtttatgGAACTCCTTAATCAGCAAGGCTCATGGTTTTCACTGCAATATCTTGCATTACATTTGCATTATTAAATAAACATTGAAATAACACTGAACATTCTAGCAAAATCAGTTTAACAACACTAAACAAACCTCATATTTAGTACAGTTTCAGCAAGTCTCTGCCAAAACCACAATTCTGTagcttccagcaggaaaacGTTCAGAGAGGAACAAACCTGGAGAGACACATTTTCCCCCTTCCACCACAGGAGTACAGAACTACTTAAACCTAAAGCAAGGATAACCAAGGTACAGTTGGTACTTCAGAGATGACAAGTACTGCCAGGACAACATTTCTACTGAATTCCCAtagatttcttttcaatttaCCAAACTGTCCATACCTTCCACTGGGGCAAACGTAGCAGACGTGGCACATTAGTTAAGCACCCGAGAATCCAGGCAAGTTCTGCATGCTCAGGAACCTGAAAGTATGAAGTTAGAATCTATTTAAATCTTCTTCTTTTATATGCATATTTTCTCAAAGTCAATAAGAATAAATAGTATCAAAGACCAGAAAAccatttatttctgtatattaCTTTTTCAGTAAGGTCAAGTGACAAGCTAATGGAAAGTTTTGGACATTGCCAGGATTGAATGCTCTACATTAAAGTAGTAGAGCAAGGTTCTTGATCCTATCCACTCATATTctaaacaagaagaaaatgctttagCAATAGCAGAGTCGAACAGACATATAAACTAACCAACTGCTTACCACTGTGTCACAGCCTCTCCACACTTTCAGATAATACTTAAATAGTTAAAAAATCTCTTTGCTTCTCTCATTTCCAGTGGCAGTAAGTTACCCAAGCTTTATTTCTTCTCCGTCAGAGTCCCAAATGCAGATTTCCCTTAATTGTCCTCACCAGCCTCACTTGAGCCTTACAGGCATTCCCTCTGCACATGGCTCCAGGAACCCCATTTAAGCTCAGGCCAGACTGCCCCAGTCCTTGCCTGAGCCACACTGCACTGCAGCATGGCTGGCAGCAAACTACCCACAGGTCCTTCACAGAAGCTCAAACTAACTGCCAGGGAAAATGAAGAGCTGGGCTGCTCCACAAGGTTGTGGCTGCAAAGAGACACAACCCAGGCAGGAACAGTTGTCTCCCTGACCAGGACAAGGCACTGATAGGATAAGGGTGATGGCAGTGACAGTCTGGTGACCAGCAGACACACAAAGGTCACAGAATTAGTCACACCTGAGGACAATCCAGGGAGCCAGTGAGAAACTCGGGGCAGCAGGGATAGGGTTGAGCACAGGACATAGTGATGTAGTTCAGGTGAAGACACAGGAGCTTGAGCTGAAGTGGAGTTCTGGGGAACTGCACAGAAAGTACATGGGTGGAGGGTCTAGGTGAAGGGCTTGTCAGGGCTTTGGTTGCACCTGACCTGTCTGCAAAACAGGAATAATAGCTGAAGTcaactgcagcacagcctgaatTGTGGCTTAATTTGGCCCTCATTCTGCAATCCTATCAAAACCAATACTGACCTGCAATTGAAAGAGGATCAGGCCTCTGCATACATATCCTTTGCTACAAGGGTggtttaaaaagataaaaaaaaaaatcccacttcaGCTCATAgaacaaacattttatttaatattctgGGGAAACTGTGGTGACAGTGAAATTTTAATAGTTTCAGAAAGATGTCAGACAGAGTGATTGCTGCCCTCCTGCTAAGAGAAAGACtttccagaggcagagacaaGAAATGTGTTGTGTCAACAACCAATGTTGGATAAGCCCATGTTTACCTTCTTGAAATACACTCTTCAGCTTCTGCAtttcaaatattcattttaGGATTAGTAAAAGAGGCAAGCATTGCTGATGCATATGCTctactttaatttctttcttgtcaCTCTGGGTGTTTTTAGTTAGCTATATAGGTGATAATCATCAAAAGAAAAAGGTGATCTATGTTCTGCTCCTTTGCTTACATACTTGATTCACTCTTTGCAATACTGGCAGGTTTGAATGTTTAAGAGCATGCTGTTTCAAAGATGTTCAAAGCTTCATGCCTGCAAAATCATATAACAACCCAGATGGAAAGCAGTAAAAAATGTTTGTTAACAAGTAAGAATTAGTAGGATTATTAATTGCAATTCCCTTGTTGTCACATTTTAAATATAGTAATTTCCTAGCTAGTAATCATTGGACTACTTTGGTCACCCATGTAGAAGACCTCCAGACTACAGCTCAGTGGTTAGatatatgaaatatttcaggttgattctttcccttctttctgcctttcccacaGATTCAGGGTTTTTATTAATTCCCTCATGCTTATTTGACCTGCAATCTTCTGTGCACAAGACAAAGTGCAACAAAATACCCGGAGTAAAATGAACTTCACAGAAAATACTAAGCTCCGAACTCCTATTTCATTTAGAAGGAATCACCATCTGGCTCAAAGTggtttctcatttctttcttctagTCACGGATGGAGAGGAGATGGTGCTCTGTCGCACTTGTGTTGACAAGAACCCTCTTTAAAAGCTATGCAGTCATTGATTCAGCTCTCTCAGATGTTGCTTTCGCAGCCAAGACTGGATCAGTGGATTTGACATGACATCAGTTACCAAAACACCAATGATCTAAACAGCATTTGTTGGGTTGAATACACAGTTCTGGGTCCTACCACGTTATACTCACTTCCAATCTTCAAACACACAGTCCCTTCCGAAGTAAGATTAAAGTGCTGaatatgctgaagaaaaaacctGCTAAGATGGTGAGAAACTATGTAAAAGTGTACCAAAGGATAGAGATTTCAGCTGGAATACAATTCAGTACTGAAGGCTAATGCGTTAACGTTCATCATCCAAACTGCAGTAACCGACTGTATCTTGGGGTGTCAATCAGGAGGTTCTAGGCTTAAACCACAAACCATTTGTCAGACTAAATCACGGTTTAAGCTACTGTGTTTTACTTGGCAAGAGGCGCAGGTAATGGCTGCCTTTGGTTGGTCATGGTGCATCTGCTCAAATGTTACTCGTTTAGCTACAGTGTTCCATCACATCGATTGCATAAATTTGATACAAAGAAACTGGAAGACGTGATGATGTATACGACACCAGTAGAATAAAGGCTCAGTCTACTCTTCCCTTCACTGAGCAATATCCATGGATCACAATCAGGAAAAGCCATACTCCCAGACAAACTCCATCAGCTTCTTGCTGCAGGTCCATTTAAAACTGCAAGCAAATGTCTTCATTAAATAACCAAAACACAACAatgtaagaaataaaactatACGGGATCACAAGAAAGGCAATGCATGCCTCATGTTTTTGGGAGCAGCAACTGGGGCAAACACATGAGCCTACTGCTTCCTACAGTATCTTCCCCTCATAGTCCTCCAGCATCCATAATTTTCAGACTAGGAAATATCAGAAGGTATTATCCCTGGCCCAGTCCTGCTAACATACCCAGGTACCCCAGGAATGTGTCTAATCCCTTTCTGAACCACCTGATACCTCCCACTTCACAACCACAGGCAGTAGCAAGCTCCAGAGGCTTAAACCTGATGCTTAAAGAAATACCTTAATTTAGTCACTAATGTATCCATGTTTGTTTACTACTTTTGAATACCACCTGTTTCTTATATTGCACAATTTGGTGAGCAATTCCACATTTGGATTATTTAGTGGTTTTCTGATTCTGTAAACTTCGATTGCATATatacctcagccttctcctcttCAAACTGAAGCAACCCTGACttctgaatttttccttcttaaggCAGCTACTCTATCCCCTGCTGCATGAATTCCTCTTCTTTGTATCATATCTAATTCATTAGTTCCTTCTGGAGATGTAGACACTAAAACTTTACCCAATATTCAAAAAATGGGCACACTAAGGTTTTGTATGGCGACAAAACATAATCTCTGTCTTATTCACAATACCCTTCCTGGTGATGATGACATATTACTGGCTTTTTTGAAAATTGCTTGTGCTGAGCCAATGATTTCAGAGAGCTGCCAATGATGACGCCAGGACTTTTATCCTGTGTTGTGACTCAGCTCAATACTGTGTGAAGGTTTAGATTGCTTTTACCTAGATGTTTTGAAGTATTTAAAGCTCTTCTATCCCTTATTTGCCTGCCCACTCTGTTTTATGAGTTCTTTGGGAGTTCCTTTCTGTGGCATAGCATTTGGCTACCCATAAGGACTTAGCATTGCCCATGAACTTCTCTTCACCACCTTCTTCAGGTCATGAAGGAATATGTTGACCAGAACTGCTCCCAGCAAGAATCCCTGAGGAACATGACTGCTGACtgagctattaaaaaaaaaagtgagcgTTACAGCCTGTGTGGCTTTCAACAATGAAACGGAAGGAAACAGAGAAGAGACATCTCATATTTGCATAAATCTGCAAAACAATTTTCAGCTTCCTATTGTGTTTGGTAGCGTTTATTGTGCCTTTTTCAAAGAAGCATCACTTTTCAcacaattttcattaaaaagaataagACTGTTAGAGAAATATTCTGCTTgctttttgaatttattttttaaatttttttttaaaggaggttACCCAATAAATCTAACTAGgatttcaagaaataaaaatataaagagtTCCAATTAATTCAGGCTATTCTGTGTATACTTTAACCAGTAAAGAACTCAATTcgttttgtattttaaaatctgacaaCAAACTACTCTCCAGAGCTATGATGTACTGCAGGAATTGCCCACTTTCTCAAAAGAGAACAGATAATAATAAACTTGACTCTTTTTCAATGAAGACATAATTTTCTCAGCAGTGCCCTCTCCCCCAAATACGTCAGTATAAAAATAGTACAAATGGTAGAAAACCAGAATTACATCTCCAATGAACAAAACCCACAACCAGTGACAGTTCCTGAACTGCATCTCAAACCAAACTCCACGAATGTGACAATCACTGGTAATTCTGAAAATCAACAATTAAATCCTTCAGATCAACTTTTGTgtcctgaaaaaaatataatagcctgtttttaatataaacattattttcttgggaaatatttcttgcagccttgctgaaaatatttccaggaaTAACAGTCTTAGTGCTCTATTTATTGTTTCCCTTTACAAAGTCAACtatttcccattaaaaatttTCCAAGAAACCTTAACCAGATCCATATAGTGATCTCCCTTTTTTAGACAGCCGAAATCACATCCTTTGCTCTTCTCAGTAAATACAtcaagtttttctcttttttcctgctctgtgttctTGCTCATTTTAACACAGTTTTCTTACTTAATCTCATACAAGTCTGTAAAAACCATCAGCATTTCTCAAAGGGTCGAGATGGTCATCTCTGTGCTATTACCAGGGACACATTTCCTCCTTCAATCTCCATTGCATTATGCATCCCCCACAACCTGGCTTACTAATCAGTAATCAAAGAGTTATTTCCAGAGCGAACTACTTACATTCCTTTCTTGTGGGCTGACAAGGCCAAGGGTGCATAGCCagattccatttatttttttaaagcacatttaTTTAACAGAGGTGACCACTTCCAAATGATAATGAGCAGTTATCTGAAAGGcacaaacatttctgtttcttcaccTGAGTGCCCTGCTCCTCcctttttaaagacaaaaagctTCTTAATTATTTACTTGTGCAGCCATTTGAAGTTATTAAACTCAGATCACACTTTATACTTCAATTATCTCTGGAGCATTGTATGCTGAAGTACAATCTCAGGGCTTCTTCCTGCAGATCTGTTTTTTTGTCCTTGACCCCAGCTGTTCCTTACCAAATTATTGCTGATATTCCCTGGCCACAGCCAATGATATATACGTAGAAAACCAGTAGCTACTTTTAGTCCAAATAATTCTAGGTGACTTTTTATGAGACATACAGCTGAGGAGGACAGCAAGCCATGAGACTCAAGAACAACAGCGGG from Corvus hawaiiensis isolate bCorHaw1 chromosome 2, bCorHaw1.pri.cur, whole genome shotgun sequence includes these protein-coding regions:
- the WARS2 gene encoding tryptophan--tRNA ligase, mitochondrial isoform X1, which codes for MATPSGLIRALHRGTLGQNRRVDRIFSGIQPTGTPHLGNYLGAIQNWVNLQEKCSSVLYSIMDMHSLTMPKEPAVLRQNILDTTAAILACGIDPKKCFLFRQSLVPEHAELAWILGCLTNVPRLLRLPQWKMKRASQNREGTVGLLTYPVLQAADILLYKSTRVPVGEDQVLHLELAQDIAQQFNKKYGEFFPVPKAILSTTKKIKSLRDPAVKMSKSDPQKLATVNIADSPDEIVLKFRKAVTDFTSEVTYDPTARPGVSNLVSIHAAVTGLSIKEVLHQATGLDTAHYKMVVAESVIQKFAPIRNEIKKLQEDKSHLIKVLEDGAEKAKELAAPIYQEIRRLVGFQ
- the WARS2 gene encoding tryptophan--tRNA ligase, mitochondrial isoform X2; the encoded protein is MDMHSLTMPKEPAVLRQNILDTTAAILACGIDPKKCFLFRQSLVPEHAELAWILGCLTNVPRLLRLPQWKMKRASQNREGTVGLLTYPVLQAADILLYKSTRVPVGEDQVLHLELAQDIAQQFNKKYGEFFPVPKAILSTTKKIKSLRDPAVKMSKSDPQKLATVNIADSPDEIVLKFRKAVTDFTSEVTYDPTARPGVSNLVSIHAAVTGLSIKEVLHQATGLDTAHYKMVVAESVIQKFAPIRNEIKKLQEDKSHLIKVLEDGAEKAKELAAPIYQEIRRLVGFQ